The following are from one region of the Oscarella lobularis chromosome 3, ooOscLobu1.1, whole genome shotgun sequence genome:
- the LOC136185403 gene encoding protein mono-ADP-ribosyltransferase PARP14-like isoform X1, with protein sequence MDDLAIDTVHIKSKDDFEYDEEDDYIDSGGFCEVYRGRMKATGEQIAVKVLRGRRNKEESAGLRKEAAILLRVPPHPNIVKCLGLCDNPKSFSLLLEYFQSGDLLAVLTDDPGMDSWLNRINCSLQISSGMAFLHSLEPSITHRDLKTRNVLVKKAGKQFVCKISDFGLAKMRGISTRTKQWKKGESPRGTAAYIPPERYSDRGPAAHSSLNLDKKHDVYSFGVICWEIREREEVFKDENDVIIQGKIMAGNGLPASTKSSPGDFGKLLEDCASNNPRKRPLFPDILSFLESLYKSLLSDVQVGRGRGRGRGTPSGFSSLKPGTPSGSSSPKPGNYTPQGGNYTPQGGRSTPEFPLQETSSPDVVSSSLPPAQPTICRENCLLLFGLPSNASQTAVISMVEKAASRDQPVKATFVEWREFAKETVAVVELSKYQGIVNLWKSRHVASTLKHTNGKSIAFDIDHEDEYEEDQLLVQNIPKGADVEDIALQIKSAGLEVLKSNVKIIKTVFLSSKTEAVVFLDDSVADQRLVDDLGQYGADFELPNSTVIKLVFRRVPVSRSAKLSGVATAKGWHKGNVRKYLFEEIGLDPSPLVEDVEAIDKNDCAIVTFRTTTDLSAVMNLDTLPSYRNSDLHISRYSIYPSLADAHQVHEREEERAEEFQLTLSAPEIHPDLMDFMVQNPPAHRKLKELGDVVYESGILTLKGLSNESENQWAKNMKTKFFKVYDSYTLRKIPVPEEFWKQAIEQAGAENLMKGTPILIRPHSDNGELVFAGEKQMTDTIHQACSESVRRWTQEKADNERQISDKLPIESSAHFALLKSTNIFSGIEGDVTVEHDATNQRIVISGAAIEVARVKDSLMPVIMSIRDNRVQIHPLLAEFFRGLGREQLTSVFSKASCEALPLAFDNEQPCIRILAMKDHYDAAVSLLKTNFKTEQFEAEDSETRSFLQGPTGAEKLEQLCSRYSVMVNGFGTFDSDEFFLAGTVENVKLFQRDYKQYLSERVVYKTSLKLPGKFCVNYLKRFCKKEIEAIESQLKDYNAKVEFKFRPRSTVHLHSVKGGALSLKSKISEIVDKLKYRRGQFKKHAVKKYMSSDAFQREKKDIESEDKVIIRCGKEDDDSEEEESTLAQFDSVHVSSHLSSNDQGKRISLYVGDICKHHVDAIVNAANDSMAHGGGLAGHIVSCAGYEVQQECYRKVEREIDQRVPAGKALYTSSGRLTSTKFIIHAVGPNWPSGKSRRSKEGEKAESLIRKVVKSSLEIAENLNLRSVAFPAIGAGIFRCPPDAVAENMVRAADSYFAGNVESSVEQVHFIMLARDVENVRSFKRTLEGNLELADTSSHSGNLELADTSSHSTVLSTESRREKQSPERSFRKPVLSKFSATRKDHRPSNVWKSGGTSVLLKSGDITKEQVDGIVNSSNNDLNLDFGQSSKAIMRAAGADLQKECRKSVKNEGKLTFGDVRVTRGYQLPASHVLHLVCPTLFPKLANVVEKCLTTASKLKMSSIAFPALGTGGVGMADDQAASALFSGIDQYFAKSRKSHIRRIIVTVFDNAKLPIYQRAIAKHAASEDNSSDSIFGSDSDSLKRTGDSENSDSSSDDDLDARPTSSSLPVPTLANEVTLANGCLLKVEEGNVISDMVDVAVVTNGVLFDALVSADATLKSQLKSLSKSADFAELVTGNLNCRRVYIVPIPNCDASQNDSVNSQKIALLVEKCLTSANKSGYSSISIPAIGTGGLGYSNVVCADGILDAAKSFSSKTPTPSLKRIKISVYDAHRVEDFETELQNRFVVTPSHSASTGVWSKIVGGLKSLVSAKTPSAPKVLPSIKRKKKKKEMKELPAGDPESVAVAIVGGSQFSCDSALARVKKAVDHNCIDKEYKGKLPQNFDHDEITRITKRRRVEFTLKEKKEGTLFTFHGLREDVHEAYIEVQDFLSGVMKEEHEELETATIAMQVNWLVEGKDDAFKSYKAKEIKQLEEAYIEDSNSVCELNTAKGAVKVDFSTMTQTDKKGRRKIVKRELFSQRSEVKELEVPSNWKTTKLEDTANTVSLTPGSLEYVRVAQSFAATFGGSTHTIKKIERVENVALYNKYLAEKRLLGEKRKTEIAARKTILERELYHGTPTNAQTIGQIINNGFNRSYAGTVKGKAYGAGVYFANHSSTSHGYTSPDGSGDLTMFYCHVLMGLSCVGSQGMVQPPLVDPKKSQVDNFDSTVNNVQNPTIFVSCYRDNMAYPAYIITYQ encoded by the exons ATGGATGATCTCGCGATAGATACAGTGCATATCAAATCGAAAGACGACTTTGAATAtgacgaggaagacgactATATCGATAGCGGCGGCTTCTGCGAAGTTTATCGAGGCAGAATGAAAGCCACTGGAGAGCAGATAGCGGTCAAAGTTCTTCGAGGCAGAAGAAATAAAGA AGAATCGGCTGGTCTGAGAAAAGAGGCTGcaattcttcttcgcgttccTCCTCATCCTAACATTGTTAAATGCCTGGGTTTGTGCGATAATCCAAAAAGCTTTTCTTTACTTCTTGAGTACTTTCAAAGTGGAGACTTACTCGCTGTTCTCACTGACGACCCCGGTATGGATTCGTGGCTGAACAGGATCAACTGCagtcttcaaatttcttcggGGATGGCGTTTTTACATTCACTTGAACCTTCCATCACCCACCGGGACTTAAAAACGAGAAACGTTTTGGTAAAAAAAGCCGGAAAGCAGTTCGTATGCAAG ATTAGTGACTTTGGTTTGGCAAAAATGAGAGGAATTAGCACCAGAACGAAGCAGTGGAAAAAGGGTGAAAGCCCTAGAGGAACTGCGGCGTATATTCCTCCAGAGCGATACTCTGATAGAGGCCCAGCTGCACACAGCTCGCTCAATCTGGACAAAAAGCACGACGTTTACAG CTTTGGTGTCATCTGCTGGGAAATTAGAGAACGAGAGGAAGTTTTTAAAG ATGAGAATGATGTGATCATTCAAGGGAAGATAATGGCTGGCAATGGATTGCCAGCGTCAACCAAATCATCTCCAGGCGATTTTGGCAAACTTCTTGAAGACTGTGCTTCTAACAACCCCCGGAAGAGGCCGCTGTTTCCAGATATTCTTAGCTTCTTGGAAAGCCTCTACAAGA GTCTTCTAAGTGATGTTCAAgtaggaagaggaagaggccgaggaagaggaacgcCAAGTGGTTTTAGCAGTCTAAAGCCAGGAACGCCAAGTGGTTCTAGCAGTCCAAAGCCAG GAAATTATACACCGCAAGGCGGCAATTACACACCGCAAGGAGGTCGTTCAACTCCTGAATTTCCTTTGCAAGAAACGTCCTCTCCAGATGTCGTATCATCATCGTTACCACCGGCTCAGCCAACTATTTGTAGAGAGAACTGCTTGCTTCTCTTTGGACTGCCGTCAAATGCTTCTCAAACAGCAGTGATATCAATGGTAGAAAAAGCGGCTTCCCGGGATCAGCCGGTAAAAGCGACGTTTGTTGAGTGGAGAGAGTTCGCAAAAGAAACGGTAGCGGTCGTAGAGTTGTCCAAATATCAAG GAATTGTCAATTTGTGGAAATCTCGTCACGTTGCGTCTACTCTAAAGCACACCAATGGCAAATCAATCGCCTTTGATATTGACCATGAAGACGAGTACGAAGAGGACCAGCTTCTAGTTCAGAATATTCCGAAGGGGGCAGATGTGGAGGACATAGCCTTGCAGATCAAGAGTGCCGGACTCGAAGTGCTCAAGTCTAACGTCAAAATAATAAAGACGGTTTTCCTTAGCAGCAAAACGGAAGCAGTGGTTTTTCTCGATGATTCTGTCGCAG ACCAAAGGTTGGTGGATGATCTTGGTCAATACGGAGCCGATTTTGAACTCCCTAATAGCACTGTGATTAAACTTGTCTTTCGTCGTGTTCCAGTGTCTCGATCCGCTAAGCTCTCCGGAGTGGCAACGGCAAAGGGGTGGCACAAGGGAAATGTGCGAAAGTACttatttgaagaaattggcCTCGACCCGTCGCCTCTGGTGGAGGACGTTGAAGCGATTGATAAGAACGATTGTGCTATTGTTACATTTCGAACTACTACAG ATCTAAGTGCTGTCATGAATCTTGATACCCTTCCGTCTTACAGAAACAGTGATTTACACATATCACGCTATTCTATTTATCCCTCACTTGCTGATGCTCACCAAGTGCacgagagagaagaagagcgtgCGGAAGAGTTTCAGCTGACTCTTTCTGCTCCCGAAATTCATCCGGATCTTATGGACTTTATGGTTCAGAATCCCCCTGCTCATCGCAAGTTGAAAGAACTTGGCGATGTAGTTTACGAGTCTGGAATTCTTACGCTAAAAGGCTTGTCAAATGAGTCAGAAAATCAATGGGCTAAAAATATGAAGACcaaatttttcaaagttTATGACTCTTATACTTTGAGGAAAATACCTGTGCCTGAAGAATTTTGGAAGCAGGCAATTGAACAAGCTGGAGCTGAAAACCTCATGAAAGGTACTCCTATCTTGATTCGCCCCCATTCTGACAACGGAGAGTTGGTGTTTGCTGGTGAAAAGCAAATGACAGACACTATACATCAAGCATGCAGCGAGTCAGTCAGGCGCTGGACACAAGAAAAGGCTGATAATGAAAGGCAAATATCAGATAAATTGCCTATTGAGTCTTCGGCTCATTTTGCACTTCTGAAGTCGACGAATATCTTTTCCGGCATCGAAGGTGACGTTACTGTAGAGCACGATGCGACGAATCAACGTATCGTTATTTCCGGAGCTGCAATCGAAGTAGCTCGCGTCAAAGACTCTCTTATGCCTGTTATTATGAGCATCAGAGACAATCGCGTGCAAATTCACCCACTCTTAgccgaattttttcgcggTCTAGGACGTGAGCAACTGACAAGCGTCTTCTCCAAAGCGTCTTGTGAGGCTTTGCCTTTGGCGTTTGACAATGAACAGCCTTGCATCCGAATACTGGCAATGAAAGATCACTATGATGCGGCTGTGAGCCTTCTAAAGACCAACTTCAAGACAGAGCAATTTGAAGCAGAAGACAGTgaaacgcgttcttttctGCAAGGTCCAACTGGTGCTGAAAAATTGGAACAACTGTGCTCGCGTTACTCTGTCATGGTAAACGGTTTTGGAACGTTTGACAGTGATGAGTTCTTTCTAGCTGGAACAGTGGAAAACGTGAAGTTGTTTCAAAGAGATTATAAGCAATATCTCTCAGAGCGCGTTGTGTACAAAACGTCCTTAAAGTTGCCCGGAAAGTTTTGCGTAAATTACCTTAAACGATTTTGCAAGAAGGAGATTGAAGCGATAGAATCTCAGTTGAAAGACTATAATGCAAAAGTCGAGTTTAAGTTCCGCCCGCGCTCTACGGTACATTTGCATTCGGTCAAAGGTGGGGCGCTTTCATTAAAGTCAAAGATTTCCGAAATTGTTGACAAGCTGAAGTATAGACGTGGGCAATTTAAAAAACACGCTGTTAAGAAGTACATGAGCTCAGACGCgtttcaaagagaaaaaaaggataTTGAAAGCGAAGACAAAGTGATCATACGCTGTGGCAAGGAGGACGATGATTCtgaggaggaagaaagtACCTTAGCGCAGTTTGATTCCGTTCATGTGTCATCGCATTTGTCTTCAAACGACCAAGGCAAACGAATCAGTTTATACGTAGGTGACATTTGCAAGCATCACGTTGACGCTATAGTAAATGCGGCGAACGATAGCATGGCTCACGGTGGAGGTCTGGCTGGACACATTGTATCCTGCGCTGGCTACGAAGTACAGCAGGAATGCTACAGGAAggtcgaaagagaaatagaTCAGCGTGTACCGGCAGGAAAGGCGCTGTACACCTCTTCTGGCCGCCTTACATCAACCAAGTTCATTATTCACGCCGTTGGGCCAAATTGGCCTTCCGGTAAGAGTCGAAGGAGCaaagaaggcgaaaaggCCGAGTCATTAATTAGAAAAGTAGTAAAGTCTTCGCTAGAAATTGctgaaaatttgaatttgcgTAGCGTAGCATTTCCCGCTATTGGTGCTGGAATATTCCGTTGCCCTCCAGACGCGGTGGCGGAAAACATGGTTAGAGCAGCGGATTCCTACTTTGCTGGAAATGTGGAATCGTCCGTGGAACAAGTTCACTTCATCATGCTTGCTCGTGACGTGGAGAACGTCAGATCGTTTAAAAGAACGCTTGAAGGCAATTTAGAACTGGCTGATACCTCATCTCACTCAGGCAATTTAGAACTGGCTGATACCTCATCTCACTCGACGGTCCTGTCTACAGAATCAAGAAGGGAAAAGCAGAGTCCGGAGCGTTCCTTTCGCAAACCGGTcctttcaaaattttctgCTACACGCAAAGATCATAGGCCATCAAACGTGTGGAAGAGTGGTGGCACGTCTGTTCTACTAAAGTCGGGGGATATCACGAAAGAACAG GTTGATGGAATCGTGAACTCGTCGAATAACGACTTAAATTTGGATTTTGGACAGTCATCAAAAGCAATAATGCGGGCTGCGGGTGCAGATTTGCAAAAAGAATGTCGTAAATCGGTAAAAAATGAGGGCAAACTAACGTTTGGCGACGTAAGAGTAACTCGTGGCTATCAGCTTCCTGCCTCCCACGTTCTTCATTTGGTTTGTCCAACTTTGTTTCCG AAATTGGCGAATGTCGTAGAGAAATGTCTTACTACGGCCTCCAAACTCAAGATGTCATCTATAGCTTTTCCTGCTCTTGGTACAGGAGGTGTCGGCATGGCTGACGATCAAGCTGCTAGTGCCTTGTTTTCTGGAATTGATCAGTATTTTGCAAAAAGTAGAAAGTCTCACATTAGGAGAATTATTGTCACTGTTTTTGACAACGCGAAATTACCCATTTATCAAAGAGCTATTGCGAAGCATGCCGCCAGTGAAGACAACAGCTCTGACAGCATTTTTGGCAGTGATTCGGATTCTCTTAAACGTACGGGTGATTCTGAAAACTCTGACAGCAGttctgacgacgatttggacgCTCGTCCTACATCGTCGAGTCTACCTGTACCGACACTCGCGAATGAAGTTACCCTGGCAAACGGCTGTCTTCTAAAGGTGGAAGAGGGAAACGTGATCAGCGACATGGTAGACGTTGCTGTTGTAACAAACGGCGTTCTTTTCGATGCCCTCGTTAGCGCAGATGCTACGTTGAAATCTCAATTAAAATCGCTATCGAAATCTGCTGACTTTGCTGAACTTGTTACCGGTAATCTCAACTGTCGCCGCGTTTATATTGTACCTATTCCAAACTGTGATGCTAGTCAAAACGACAGTGTCAATTCTCAAAAAATTGCTTTGCTCGTGGAAAAATGCCTGACTTCGGCTAACAAAAGCGGGTATTCGTCTATTTCTATTCCTGCTATAGGCACCGGAGGCCTTGGCTACAGCAATGTTGTATGTGCTGACGGTATTTTAGACGCCGCTAAATCGTTTTCATCCAAGACGCCTACTCCTTCACTAAAGCGCATAAAGATATCTGTGTATGATGCCCATCGAGTAGAAGATTTTGAAACGGAACTTCAAAATCGTTTTGTTGTCACTCCTAGCCATAGCGCCAGCACCGGGGTGTGGAGCAAAATTGTTGGAGGCCTCAAGTCACTGGTATCAGCAAAAACGCCTTCCGCTCCGAAGGTTCTTCCGTCtatcaaaagaaagaagaagaaaaaggaaatgaaagaacTGCCGGCGGGCGACCCCGAATCTGTTGCAGTGGCTATAGTTGGAGGTTCCCAGTTCTCGTGCGACAGTGCTTTGGCGCGCGTGAAGAAAGCGGTTGACCATAATTGTATTGATAAAGAATACAAAGGCAAATTGCCGCAGAACTTCGATCATGATGAGATTACAAGAATtacaaagagaaggagagtaGAGTTCACattgaaggaaaagaaagaaggaacTCTATTTACGTTTCACGGATTACGAGAAGATGTCCACGAAGCCTACATTGAAGTGCAAGATTTCCTTTCAGGCGTTATGAAGGAAGAGCACGAAGAACTCGAAACGGCGACAATCGCCATGCAAGTAAACTGGCTTGTTGAGGGAAAGGATGATGCATTTAAGTCGTACAAAGCAAAGGAAATCAAGCAGCTGGAAGAGGCGTACATTGAAGACTCGAATAGCGTTTGTGAATTGAATACCGCGAAGGGAGCAGTAAAGGTGGACTTTTCTACAATGACGCAGACTGACAAGAAAGGTAGGCGAAAGATAGTGAAAAGAGAACTTTTCAGTCAAAGGAGTGAAGTAAAAG AATTGGAGGTACCTTCTAACTGGAAGACAACAAAACTGGAAGACACTGCTAATACAGTTTCTCTTACGCCAGGCAGTCTTGAGTATGTTAGAGTTGCTCAATCATTTGCTGCTACTTTTGGCGGCAGCACTCATACAATTAAGAAAATTGAACGGGTTGAAAACGTTGCTCTGTATAATAAATACCTTGCAGAAAAGCGGCTGCTGGGTGAAAAGCGCAAAACTGAAATTGCTGCCAGAAAAACCATCTTGGAAAGGGAATTGTACCATGGCACGCCCACAAATGCTCAAACTATTGGTCAAATTATCAACAATGGATTCAACCGTAGCTACGCGGGAACAGTGAAAG GAAAGGCTTACGGTGCTGGCGTTTACTTTGCGAACCATTCTTCTACATCACACGGGTACACAAGTCCCGATGGTAGCGGCGATCTCACGATGTTCTACTGCCACGTTCTCATGGGTCTGTCTTGTGTGGGCAGCCAGGGTATGGTTCAGCCCCCTTTAGTCGATCCTAAGAAAAGCCAAGTAGACaattttgattctacggTGAACAACGTTCAAAATCCGACGATATTCGTGAGTTGTTATCGGGACAATATGGCTTATCCAGCTTATATTATTACTTACCAGTAG